From one Brachypodium distachyon strain Bd21 chromosome 4, Brachypodium_distachyon_v3.0, whole genome shotgun sequence genomic stretch:
- the LOC100831682 gene encoding uncharacterized protein LOC100831682, which produces MGNHIAKLTRRIRETPTLPVEIVLTIIARADPVTVVRCAAASKLLRRHIADPAFHAEVGAAGRGRGGAYDPSLLLGIFQQHRDGEPYRFVPVPPSRARLTLPLMPAGDALPNSFEPVASRGGLVVLRRRQRVGGPVELCVCSPVAGRRSLIILPPLSLDYYDSHVLLPGDEDDDSSSSTGRRHFSFRLLVVEVLCQTQTFSSRTGAWGPVTEVAGGDGYWPVRPTAVVLRGVAHWLCRRDHVPPRGSSEEFFTYRVVSLRVDTTGAPQLAGAAIEVPQCCLRRRYRYPAAVPRSKELLLVSTAEGRLGLLVAEIMAISIWVVPSGEDDSWGARRVVVDKAAMLRSVELRWELHICVTVEMEWFGEASGAVVLQVHGAGVLVLDLRTGGVVQLSLHLHKPLRCCPYEAGLLPLLASISSA; this is translated from the coding sequence ATGGGTAATCACATCGCGAAATTGACGAGACGGATCAGGGAGACACCAACGCTCCCCGTCGAGATCGTCCTCACAATCATCGCCCGGGCCGACCCTGTGACGGTCGTCCGCTGTGCCGCTGCCTCCAAGCTCCTGCGCCGCCACATCGCGGACCCGGCTTTCCATGCCGAAGTTGGCGCCGCCGGGCGCGGTCGCGGCGGCGCCTACGACCCGTCCCTCCTCCTGGGCATCTTCCAGCAGCACCGCGACGGCGAGCCGTACCGGTTCGTCCCCGTCCCGCCGTCCCGCGCCAGGCTCACGCTCCCGCTCATGCCGGCGGGGGACGCCCTTCCAAACTCGTTCGAGCCCGTGGCGTCgcgcggcggcctcgtcgtcctccggcgacggcagcgcGTCGGCGGTCCGGTGGAGCTCTGCGTGTGCAGCCCCGTCGCGGGCCGCCGCTCTCTAATAATCCTCCCGCCCCTCTCGCTGGACTACTACGACTCGCATGTCCTGCTCcccggagacgaagacgacgacagcagcagcagcacaggcCGCCGCCACTTTTCCTTCCGCCTGCTCGTCGTGGAGGTGCTGTGCCAGACGCAGACGTTCTCCTCGAGGACGGGCGCGTGGGGCCCGGTCACTGAGGTTGCCGGAGGAGACGGATACTGGCCCGTGCGTCCCACCGCCGTGGTGCTCCGCGGGGTCGCGCACTGGCTGTGCCGACGCGACCACGTGCCCCCGCGGGGCTCATCGGAGGAGTTCTTCACATACCGAGTGGTCAGCCTCCGCGTCGACACCACCGGGGCGCCGCAGCTGGCGGGCGCGGCGATCGAGGTCCCGCAGTGCTgcctgcggcggcggtacAGGTATCCGGCCGCGGTTCCGCGAAGCAAAGAGCTGCTCCTGGTGTCGACGGCCGAGGGGAGGCTGGGCTTGCTGGTCGCCGAGATCATGGCGATATCCATATGGGTCGTCCCGTCGGGGGAGGACGATTCGTGGGGCGCGCGCCGCGTGGTGGTGGACAAGGCGGCCATGCTGCGGTCGGTGGAGCTGCGGTGGGAGCTCCACATATGCGTGACTGTTGAGATGGAGTGGTTCGGGGAGGCGAGCGGCGCCGTGGTGTTGCAGGTGCATGGCGCGGGGGTCCTCGTGCTCGACCTGCGCACCGGGGGCGTCGTCCAGCTGAGCTTGCATCTCCACAAGCCGCTCCGGTGCTGCCCCTACGAGGCGGGTCTCCTTCCCCTGCTTGCGTCCATCTCATCAGCGTGA